AAAGAAACCTTGAAAACCCTGCGATTGATGAACGGGCAAGGCTTGGTTTGCCCAACCAAGCCTCTAAAAGTTGTACATAGCAATATTTTGGTTGTTTCACAGTTGAAGAAACTACTGTAACAGACTGATACCGCCAATATTGATAGATACTCCCGTTAGTATTGGACAAGAGGAATTGGCATAAATGATGTTTTCTCTGACTATTACAGGTTTGGAGCGATGAACAGTCAAGCATGATTTGCAACACCCAACAGCCCGGTTGTAAGAACGTCTGCTACGACCACGCCTTCCCAATCTCACACATTCGGTTCTGGGTCCTCCAGATTATCTTTGTCTCAACGCCGACGCTGATCTACCTCGGCCATGTCCTCCACGTCATCCACAAAGAGAACAAGCTGAGAGAATACATTCAGAAGCATGCAGAAACCACCAAGCTGCCCAAGTACTCTGACGACAAAGGCCACGTCCAGATTACGGGCAACCTGTTGGGAACCTACATGACCTCCATACTTTTCAGAATCATCCTGGAGTTGGTGTTCATCGTGGGGCAGTATTATCTCTATGGGTTCATCATGGACCCACAGATTGTCTGCTCCCGAGCTCCGTGTCCCTTCACCGTTGAGTGCTACATGTCTCGACCCACCGAGAAAACCATCTTCATCATATTCATGCTAGTGATGTCCTGTGTCTCAGTGGTGTTCAACGTGGTAGAGATCTTCTACTTGGCGTGTTGTCGCTCGTCCAGACGAATGCTGAAAACTGTGCCGGCTTCTGCCATCGCCATTCAGCCTCGTCTccataaataaagtctgataaAAATGAGAAGAGTACAGCCTGAGGAACACAAGAACCAGCCTGAGGAACACCAGAACCAGCCTGAGGAACATCAGAACCAGCCTGAGAAACACCAGAACCAGTGTGCAAGACAtagtcacaactttgccaaacAAAGATGACTAATGTGACTAATCAAGTTAAATACACAAGGATGGTCTGgaaaattaaacacaaagtatttatttaatgcCTTGAAGGTCCAGAGAGGGAATGTTAgacacgtacagtatatattgttGGATTGTCAGAAGTATTAAATActttgaacaaaaaaataaaaccactaaGATTGTCAATGATTTCTGGCTACATTTGGTTTTGTAGCACTACAAGCTAAGCCAATGTTTAAAGGCACTAAGTGCCACTCTTcatgttttaatataatttttcaGTTTCGCTTAAATTGTTAATGTTTTAGAGGTTCTTTCataaaagtgtaaatatttTTACTCAAAATTtagtatttgtaaaaaaaagttttgtatTTTGTCACTGATTGTTGACTTgataaattcaataaaatacaGTTGTGTCAGAAGTGGGAagtcaatattttctttttaaaaaccacTACCATACACTACCCCCAAGCTCTAAAACAGTATCTATGTTGTGAAAGAAGTTGTTACGAAAATGCAAAGAATGACTTTGTGACCCATTTTAGTAGTTCACAGAAATGCCCCTGAACTTGATTGTCCAACATGGAGCGACCTCATGTTAGGCTTTCAAGATTGCTGCCACCGTACAACCAATGCTACTTTTACCGTTAATTGTACTtcaaatcagtcgtacacatagtactTTTCAAGTTTTAATCCTTGTACATTATATGACAGTATAAACATGTAGCGCAAAGATGTCAAACTCATGCAAACTCAACATGATCTCAAGTAAATTAgattctaatcataatgtgacattttcacaaattctgCCTGGGGGCCTGATAGGACCcactggtgggccggttctggcccgtgggccataCGGTTGTCTCCCCTGAAGTAGAGTGTTATCaactgctaatgctaacaatTTACTTGTTacagataactttatttatccccttAATTTCCACAGATTTAGACTTCCagtgtaaatggaacacagcattaTCCTGTTAGACCACAGGATGGCGCCCTCTGTGAAGCAGGGCGTTTACTTCAAGTACAGATAAtatgtttatctttaaaaaatgaagacaGCGCTGTGacgcatttaaaaaaaagaccacaagATGGCGTCGTCAGAACAGGCTTGTTGAAGCTGGTATTTTTTCTTAGCCCCGCCCACACAGCGATGAGCCTCCTGCTTCCTTTTTCCTTCTCACAGTCAAAATAACAACAGCTGGCGGTTGTCGCAGCCGAGGAGACATGGCCACCGCGACCGTGTCAGCGGGGCTCGACGGCCACaggatggaggagaagaagctCGAGTACTTCTCCTCCATCAACTCCATGGCGAGGAAAATCATGCAGGAGCGGGAGAAGATCAAGGCCAAGCACGGCTCGTCGTGGGAGAAGATGACGCCGCAGGAGCAGGACTCCGCCATCGACAACTGTATGATGGACCCGCACATCCGAGCCCGATACGCTATGCACAGGGTGGAGCGGGATGAAGTGGTCTGTTACCCCAAGCTGCTCATTCAGACCGGGCAGAAGATAGTTCACTTCGGCGAGGAGGTATTTAAACCACGTTTGAGTTCATTTGAAATGCTTTGTGAGTACGTTTAATGGCCAGAGACGCCTAGCTTTTGTTGCTAGCTTGCTAACTAGCCACGTAGCCATTGAAATATGTCTGGTGACGTCACAGTGACGTCAGCATATTTATGTAGGTAGGTACATGGAGGCAGCTATTAGACATGGACAACTTGTTTAGATGTCTTTAATCttggtttttgttcatttctacAGGTTTTGCACTATATTATTTAGGGATATAAGAGATTAAATAGAGGCAAAATGCCATTCACCACTGTTTTCGAAATAATGACTGAGCCAGGATGATAATGGTAATTATCATTACTAAGTGTTTTAATGATCAAAATTCCAGTTTAAAGCATTTTACTGAtcgacattttatgaaccagaGAATTATGTTCAATTTGTTGTACATACAACAGTAGTGCTGACAAAAGAGAGCATTTCTCTTGGGATCCAATattacagacacaaaaatgaattttcCACAAATAAATCCGAAGTTCATTGTAAAATATTGTTATAATACCCTAGAGTTCAGAATGTGTTGAAGTTGGAACTGTAACTGcagcatgtgtttttctgtttaggATATTACCTGGCAAGATGAACATTCTGCTCCATTTTCATGGGaaacaaaggtaaaaaaaacaaaacaaataactatTTTTCTATTCTGGAAATACTTGGTCACAGTCTATTTTTTGATGGTAgtataaataatacaatgtcttttctgtgtttcagaGTCAGCTGGATTTCAGCTTGGCACCAGGATCAGATCAAGGAATCTCCATCTCCCAGACAGAGGCCAAACCTGCCAAGGCTTCTCATTCCAACCACCACGGAACCAAGGTAGTATTAACCGTCAAAGAGGCAGACACTGTGTTTGTCCCTTAACAACAGCCTGCTTTAATCCATGATTACTTGGTAGACATTTTAATAAACcctaaattgttatttattaaccAAGTCAGTTATTGTGTGCTTGTGAAGGTGCCGGTCAGCGAGGGCAGGAAGCCCGAGGAGGAGTCGTCCTTCTGGAAGATCAGCGCTGAAAGGTCCAGGCTGGAGGGGGAGAAGGCCGACTTCCACTCTCTGACGCCCAGCCAGATCAAATCTATTGAGAAAGGAGAGAAACCCCTGCCCTCATACCTCAGACAGGTAATTTAACATTAACGTAAATATAGTGGCACTGACGTAGcttgagaacatcatctttacttttatttttttgcttttattcctCTACAGGAGCCTCCTGTCGTCTCTAAGGAGCCTGAGGTACCAGAGTCTCTCCCCCCAGCTCCCACCAAACCCGCAAAGCAGAGAGCACCTAAGCCTCCTGCTCCCACTCCCCCCGCCCCCATCCCCGTCTCCATCCCCGTGGCTGTTAGTACGGCGCCGTCGTCCATCTCCATCTCGTCAAACCCCCTCCCGCCGGTCAGCATGTCCTCGTCAGTGGCAGGATGGGAGCGTTCTCAGAGCACTCTGCCGTCGGTCAGCAACACAGTGGATGAGATGTTCTCCTCCAGCCGGATGTCAAAGCCCCCCAACATCCCCGCCGTCATGGcgaaggagagggaggaagaagcCTCACCCAACCCTGACGCCAGCCCCACCTTCTCCCAGGTGAGTTCAGAGATAGATTATTGGCGGATTCAGGTGGAAATTGGCACAGATTATTTGTctaaatatgaatttttttatctttaatgcatcttgaagctgtaGATCCCGCAAAAGTGAGGATATTTaacagggtctttgaatgcatctcattagctgctCCTCGATCCTCTTTTATGCGCTGGAGTTGAGAATATTCAAAGATTTGACAAATAATCCTGTCAAATATTCAAATGGCATTTTTTTCGCATGAGATGCCCCGTACTTAATCCAGACTTTATCTTTCATTCTTCTCCTCAGTTCAACACAAGCAGCAGCATCCTGAAGACTGGGTTTGACTTCCTAGACAACTGGTAAACCACAGCCGAGACCATGACTCATCGCCACCATCACCCTGAAGAAGGACCACACTGCCATGACAACAGACATCACCATGTAGATTTTGAAAGACACACCAGGCTTTAAATCAaccacattgtgtttttgtaataatcttCCGTGGCTTGTTAAGACATTATCTCACTGCCCatgtgctggtgttttttttttgtttctttctttttaaacctcCTCCAGGAGATACTCCGTCTCTTCTCTGAACCTGGTTTGGaatctttttaaatgtcttgccAAACACCCTCTGCTGCATGACATGTAGAGTAAACAGGGATTAAACCTCACAGAACGTGGACGCTGATTCTCAACTGTGCATTTACACCGTCATCGACTCGGTTGTTGGGTCTTTCATGGATGTTCACACACGTTTGGTACGTCAAATGCAATCGAAATCATGGGTCATGTAGCGAGCTAAACTGGTAATTGCCGTGATGAAATTACTTGAGCATAATCCTGCTCTGATGTTTGAGAGAAGCTTCACTATGGTCACatgttcctttaaaaacatcttGGAAAAAGTGgttagcttgtgtgtgtgtgtgtgtctgcttcaaGCAGATGTCGAGCTCTTGCTTTTGCAAAGGTTTGTGGCTTTAAAGCTCATTTCCTCCTTGATTTTATTGACGTGTTGTAGTTAAGTGTGAGATTAAGTGCTGCGACTCATTACCAAGCATTACCGAACAAATATTTTACCGTTTCGTGTGTACTGAAAAAgttgtggggaaaaaagtgtGCGTTTTATCGTAAGAAAACTATAGTTTTGCTGGCAATGCCTTTCTTACGATGTGTCTAGGAAGTGATCGGCCCTTACTCCGCTCGTCAGTTAACCCCTTGTAGTCTGGAAAACCAGAGGTggttcacaaacaaaaactgaatgtATTGAGTTTACTTAATCAGGGTTCCTGGTTCATGGGTCTTTAAGTCTTGCCCCAAAAATTGCCCCAAACATGGCCCTTTAGTCATGATCACTTTTAGTGTCAGTTTTACTTTGGCTCAGTGTTGTCTcaacaaagatgtttttaaaaagaggaAACCCTAAATTAGACAAACCAGCAGCGAGTGCAGCTGTTCCTTGAGGGGTTTCGCTGTCATCCTTTGCCTGTTACAAACCACCAACCCATTTTTACACTCGCTATGAATAGCCGTGGTA
The sequence above is drawn from the Solea senegalensis isolate Sse05_10M linkage group LG17, IFAPA_SoseM_1, whole genome shotgun sequence genome and encodes:
- the lg17h1orf198 gene encoding uncharacterized protein C1orf198 homolog; translated protein: MATATVSAGLDGHRMEEKKLEYFSSINSMARKIMQEREKIKAKHGSSWEKMTPQEQDSAIDNCMMDPHIRARYAMHRVERDEVVCYPKLLIQTGQKIVHFGEEDITWQDEHSAPFSWETKSQLDFSLAPGSDQGISISQTEAKPAKASHSNHHGTKVPVSEGRKPEEESSFWKISAERSRLEGEKADFHSLTPSQIKSIEKGEKPLPSYLRQEPPVVSKEPEVPESLPPAPTKPAKQRAPKPPAPTPPAPIPVSIPVAVSTAPSSISISSNPLPPVSMSSSVAGWERSQSTLPSVSNTVDEMFSSSRMSKPPNIPAVMAKEREEEASPNPDASPTFSQFNTSSSILKTGFDFLDNW
- the LOC122784012 gene encoding gap junction Cx32.2 protein-like, which produces MGEWGFLSSLLDKVQSHSTVIGKIWLSVLFIFRIMVLGAGAEKVWSDEQSSMICNTQQPGCKNVCYDHAFPISHIRFWVLQIIFVSTPTLIYLGHVLHVIHKENKLREYIQKHAETTKLPKYSDDKGHVQITGNLLGTYMTSILFRIILELVFIVGQYYLYGFIMDPQIVCSRAPCPFTVECYMSRPTEKTIFIIFMLVMSCVSVVFNVVEIFYLACCRSSRRMLKTVPASAIAIQPRLHK